A genomic segment from Flavobacterium inviolabile encodes:
- a CDS encoding class I lanthipeptide — protein sequence MKTQQINKLAFTKNALVALNNAQLSEINGGTATVFFPSSIIVITLLDKELASN from the coding sequence ATGAAAACACAGCAAATCAACAAATTGGCATTCACAAAGAATGCACTGGTAGCACTTAACAATGCACAATTGTCTGAAATTAATGGTGGTACAGCAACGGTATTTTTCCCGTCATCAATTATTGTAATCACGCTTTTGGACAAAGAACTGGCGAGTAATTAA
- a CDS encoding class I lanthipeptide gives MKTVNTNSRLAFAKHSLVELNDNQLNDVNGGSTPFCTGVIVGLTIAMLIDQI, from the coding sequence ATGAAAACAGTAAACACCAACAGCAGGTTAGCTTTCGCTAAACATTCATTAGTAGAACTAAACGACAACCAGTTAAACGACGTAAACGGAGGAAGTACACCTTTTTGTACCGGAGTGATCGTAGGCTTGACAATCGCTATGCTAATCGACCAAATCTAA
- a CDS encoding class I lanthipeptide yields MKTPNVNKLAFAKNSLVELNDNQLNDVNGGSTPFCTGVIVGLTIAMLIDQI; encoded by the coding sequence ATGAAAACACCAAACGTAAACAAGTTAGCCTTTGCTAAAAACTCCTTAGTAGAATTAAACGATAATCAGTTAAACGATGTAAACGGAGGAAGTACACCTTTCTGTACCGGAGTAATCGTAGGCTTAACGATCGCCATGCTAATCGACCAAATCTAA
- a CDS encoding class I lanthipeptide, with product MKTVNTNSKLAFAKNSLVELNDDQLQDVNGGSVVALSIAVSVAVVTYLAS from the coding sequence ATGAAAACAGTAAACACCAACAGCAAGTTAGCATTCGCTAAAAATTCCTTAGTAGAATTAAATGACGATCAGTTACAGGATGTCAACGGAGGATCCGTAGTTGCCCTATCAATAGCCGTTTCCGTAGCCGTAGTAACCTATTTAGCTTCTTAA
- a CDS encoding class I lanthipeptide, producing MKTVNANSKLAFAKHSLVELNDNQLNDVNGGSTPFCTGVIVGLTIAMLIDQI from the coding sequence ATGAAAACAGTAAACGCAAACAGCAAATTAGCTTTCGCTAAACATTCTTTAGTAGAATTAAACGACAACCAGTTAAACGATGTAAACGGAGGAAGCACGCCTTTTTGTACCGGAGTAATCGTAGGCTTAACGATCGCTATGCTAATCGACCAAATCTAA
- a CDS encoding class I lanthipeptide → MKTVNTNSKLAFAKNSLVELNDNQLNDVNGGSTPFCTGVIVGLTIAMLIDQI, encoded by the coding sequence ATGAAAACAGTAAATACCAACAGCAAATTAGCTTTCGCTAAAAACTCATTAGTAGAATTAAACGACAACCAGTTAAACGATGTAAACGGAGGAAGCACGCCTTTTTGTACCGGAGTAATCGTAGGCTTAACGATTGCTATGCTAATCGACCAAATCTAA
- a CDS encoding class I lanthipeptide, whose amino-acid sequence MKTQETNKLAFKRNAIVELDMTAMRKIAGGADTNDGPTTFICGDCVVVTRQLGHLNQF is encoded by the coding sequence ATGAAAACACAAGAAACAAACAAACTGGCCTTTAAAAGAAATGCTATTGTAGAATTGGATATGACTGCAATGAGAAAGATTGCAGGAGGTGCCGATACCAATGACGGACCAACAACATTTATCTGTGGGGACTGTGTGGTGGTTACCCGTCAGCTTGGACACCTGAACCAGTTTTAG
- a CDS encoding class I lanthipeptide gives MKTVNANSKLAFAKHSLVELNDNQLNDVNGGSTPFCTGVIVGLTIAMLIDKI, from the coding sequence ATGAAAACAGTAAACGCAAACAGCAAGTTAGCTTTCGCTAAACATTCTTTAGTAGAATTAAACGACAATCAGTTAAACGATGTAAACGGAGGAAGCACGCCTTTTTGTACCGGAGTAATCGTAGGCTTGACAATCGCTATGCTAATCGACAAAATCTAA
- a CDS encoding class I lanthipeptide, whose product MKTSNSNKLAFAKSSVAELNQMEMMGINGGSTILGGETCSGCVCISVKTIVQDQFLAA is encoded by the coding sequence ATGAAAACATCAAACAGTAATAAACTGGCTTTTGCTAAAAGTTCAGTAGCAGAATTGAATCAAATGGAAATGATGGGAATCAATGGAGGATCCACAATACTTGGTGGTGAAACCTGCTCAGGATGCGTATGTATCTCTGTAAAAACGATTGTCCAGGATCAATTTTTAGCGGCATAG
- a CDS encoding class IIb bacteriocin, lactobin A/cerein 7B family, with amino-acid sequence MKTQNVNKLAFAKNSLVELNDNQLNDVNGGGTPVIIVSIIIVTVLIPSDAH; translated from the coding sequence ATGAAAACACAAAATGTAAACAAATTAGCCTTTGCTAAAAACTCCTTAGTGGAACTAAATGACAACCAGTTAAACGACGTAAACGGAGGAGGAACTCCGGTAATCATTGTATCGATCATTATTGTTACAGTATTAATTCCAAGTGACGCACATTAA
- a CDS encoding class I lanthipeptide — protein sequence MKTTKNSDKLAFAKNAVVELNDRQLDSINGGSWNSIVNYIGDKLKEMMQPQV from the coding sequence ATGAAAACAACTAAAAACAGCGATAAACTGGCATTTGCCAAGAACGCAGTAGTGGAATTAAATGACCGTCAACTGGATAGTATTAACGGAGGATCCTGGAATAGCATTGTCAACTATATTGGCGATAAGCTAAAAGAAATGATGCAGCCACAGGTTTAA
- a CDS encoding class I lanthipeptide, producing MKTVNANSKLAFAKHSLVELNDNQLNDVNGGSTPFCTGVIVGLTIAMLIDQI from the coding sequence ATGAAAACAGTAAACGCAAACAGCAAATTAGCTTTCGCTAAACATTCTTTAGTAGAACTAAACGACAACCAGTTAAACGACGTAAACGGAGGAAGCACACCTTTTTGTACCGGAGTAATCGTAGGCTTAACGATCGCTATGCTAATTGACCAAATCTAA
- a CDS encoding class I lanthipeptide, with product MKTVNTNSKLAFAKNSLVELNDDQLQDVNGGSVVALSIAVSVAVVTYLAS from the coding sequence ATGAAAACAGTAAACACCAACAGCAAGTTAGCTTTCGCTAAAAACTCCTTAGTAGAATTAAACGACGATCAGTTACAGGATGTCAACGGAGGATCGGTAGTTGCCCTATCAATAGCCGTTTCCGTAGCCGTAGTAACCTATTTAGCTTCTTAA
- a CDS encoding class I lanthipeptide, producing the protein MKTVNANSKLAFAKNSLVELNDNQLNDVNGGSTPFCTGVIVGLTIAMLIDQI; encoded by the coding sequence ATGAAAACAGTAAACGCAAACAGCAAACTAGCTTTCGCTAAAAACTCATTAGTAGAACTAAATGACAATCAGTTAAACGATGTAAACGGAGGAAGTACGCCTTTTTGTACCGGAGTAATCGTAGGCTTGACAATCGCTATGCTAATCGACCAAATCTAA
- a CDS encoding class I lanthipeptide yields MKKQTTNKLEFTKSALVELNDGKMAAIAGGTSTIFIGTTSLINLTVGHPDQDITLL; encoded by the coding sequence ATGAAAAAACAGACAACAAATAAGCTGGAGTTCACCAAAAGTGCTTTAGTGGAATTAAACGATGGAAAAATGGCTGCTATTGCAGGAGGAACGTCAACAATATTCATTGGGACAACCTCGCTGATCAATTTAACCGTAGGACATCCGGATCAGGATATTACACTGTTATAA
- a CDS encoding class I lanthipeptide, whose translation MKTVNTNSKLAFAKHSLVELNDNQLNDVNGGSTPFCTGVIVGLTIAMLIDKI comes from the coding sequence ATGAAAACAGTAAATACCAACAGCAAATTAGCCTTCGCTAAACATTCATTAGTAGAATTAAACGACAATCAGTTAAACGATGTAAACGGAGGAAGCACACCTTTTTGTACCGGAGTGATCGTAGGCTTAACAATCGCTATGCTAATTGACAAAATCTAA
- a CDS encoding class I lanthipeptide has protein sequence MKTVNTNSRLAFAKNSLVELNDDQLQDVNGGSVVALSIAVSVAVVTYLAS, from the coding sequence ATGAAAACAGTAAACACCAACAGCAGGTTAGCTTTCGCTAAAAACTCCTTAGTAGAATTAAACGACGATCAGTTACAGGATGTCAACGGAGGATCCGTAGTTGCCCTATCAATAGCCGTTTCCGTAGCCGTAGTAACCTATTTAGCTTCTTAA
- a CDS encoding class IIb bacteriocin, lactobin A/cerein 7B family, producing MKTVNTNNKLAFAKNSLVELNDNQLNDVNGGGTPVIIVSIIITVLIPSEAH from the coding sequence ATGAAAACAGTAAACACCAACAACAAGTTAGCATTCGCTAAAAACTCTTTAGTAGAATTAAACGACAACCAGTTAAACGACGTAAACGGAGGAGGAACTCCGGTGATCATTGTATCGATCATTATTACAGTATTAATTCCAAGTGAGGCACATTAA
- a CDS encoding class I lanthipeptide, with product MKTVNTNNKLAFAKNSLVELNDDQLQDVNGGSVVALSIAVSVAVVTYLAS from the coding sequence ATGAAAACAGTAAACACCAACAACAAGTTAGCTTTCGCTAAAAACTCCTTAGTAGAATTAAACGACGATCAGTTACAGGATGTCAACGGAGGATCCGTAGTTGCCCTATCAATAGCCGTTTCCGTAGCCGTGGTAACCTATTTAGCTTCTTAA
- a CDS encoding class I lanthipeptide, translating into MKRQTANKLDFHKNTLVELNEGTMSAIAGGTSLLSVIVVTGTSLIATIGLDMIEHTAE; encoded by the coding sequence ATGAAAAGACAAACAGCGAATAAACTGGATTTCCACAAAAACACATTAGTGGAACTAAATGAAGGAACCATGTCGGCAATTGCCGGCGGAACATCGCTACTGTCTGTCATTGTGGTAACCGGGACATCCCTGATCGCGACGATTGGCCTCGACATGATTGAGCATACAGCGGAATAA
- a CDS encoding lantibiotic dehydratase, translating to MKNYSFANKAIVRTPLEPKKDDITWEEIQEIFKDKKNREALFIGSPNIYKALELWEKGEAFQTEDELKSLKGSLYKYTSRMSNRCTPFGLFASVSAIDMGPETVINFDEASISRYTKYDMYFLGSFMPIITKENAIREVLKYFPNNSIYTVFDKYRFVEYYFKKNARLHKISEVVANEYLELLLEKAKNGATIAEMAQHLISDEINEKDAKDFINTIIDSQFLVSELEFTLTGQDYFEKLIAKFNEDRFAFHEAQVIKELILNLKEKISSLDADVFNDPSKYQEIYTLLNQELDEVDETKLFQVDSYRNLPNATLSNKTLKKLRSSVTALNKLQPLSEKSNLKEFKRKFSERYEEYEQPLIKVLDPDVGIGYGKQSGAKTPLVDELNIVPNYSNQRQVVLSPERAFLFKKLIQATQTNATSIALTDEEINQFDEKEKLYSDSFSVFFNIFHENAEEKIALSYVSGPSANGLIGRFGHLNNQIMDLCNEISEREKALHADKIIAEIIHLPQARTGNILYRGFQRDYEIPYLGGSSLDMGHQILVDDLYISVKNNRIILRSKRLGKEIIPRLGNAHNYSANALPIYHFLCDLQNQETSGMGFSWGELQNDFEFLPRLTYNDTVLSRATWNISEKDIKAITGAKEENAIATVKAFQAERNIPDIISFVQGDNEVVVNFTNDLSCKVFYLMLKGEKFIQLKEFLFKEDTVTQNYCNEFIVSAYRNAEEKKTNNNKHTEVVASYKEKALSDGTKDSLSDAVIPSFSIGEEWLYYKFYCGERAGEELLNRAINPIVAELEEKNLIQKWFFIRYHDALGHHLRFRVLLHDKQHFTECINIIKTHIKPFEDSNIIWKTQTDTYLRELQRYGQLAIQETESLFHFDSECSMRFSDMIEGDSGEKIRWKFCLLSMHFLLEDLGFSLKDRVEMLKVAKTSFGNEFNRSGSGELNKQINEMFAKNERDIELFMDESLTDEMFAPIWDILKDRSEKNQAVAQHLQALAQQQKLPTSFGAVALSYLHMICNRVFIAKQRVHEMVVYDYLYRYYSKQLHTSSSKNKDNQQVETV from the coding sequence TACTCATTTGCCAATAAAGCAATCGTTAGAACGCCGTTAGAGCCTAAAAAAGATGATATAACATGGGAAGAAATCCAGGAGATCTTTAAAGATAAAAAGAATCGCGAAGCTTTGTTTATCGGTTCACCGAATATCTACAAGGCACTGGAATTATGGGAAAAAGGAGAAGCATTCCAAACGGAGGATGAGCTTAAAAGCTTAAAAGGATCGCTGTATAAATATACGTCCAGAATGTCAAACAGATGTACGCCTTTCGGTTTATTCGCCAGCGTATCGGCTATTGACATGGGACCGGAAACAGTCATTAATTTTGACGAAGCCTCCATCAGCCGTTATACAAAATACGATATGTATTTCCTGGGTAGTTTTATGCCGATTATCACGAAAGAAAATGCCATCAGAGAAGTTTTAAAATACTTCCCGAATAACTCCATCTATACGGTTTTTGACAAATACCGTTTTGTGGAATACTATTTCAAAAAGAATGCCCGTCTTCATAAAATATCGGAAGTTGTGGCCAATGAATATTTAGAGCTTTTACTGGAAAAAGCTAAAAATGGTGCCACTATTGCCGAAATGGCACAGCACCTGATTTCTGACGAGATCAACGAAAAGGATGCCAAAGACTTTATCAATACAATTATTGACAGCCAGTTTTTAGTAAGCGAATTGGAATTCACGTTAACCGGTCAGGATTATTTTGAAAAACTGATCGCTAAATTCAACGAAGACCGTTTTGCGTTCCACGAAGCCCAGGTTATCAAAGAGCTTATCCTGAACCTGAAAGAAAAGATCAGTAGCCTGGATGCGGATGTTTTTAACGATCCTTCCAAATATCAGGAAATTTATACCCTGCTAAATCAGGAGCTGGACGAAGTGGATGAAACCAAGCTTTTCCAGGTGGACAGTTACCGAAACCTGCCCAATGCAACTTTGAGCAACAAAACCCTTAAAAAGCTAAGAAGCAGTGTTACTGCCTTAAACAAACTACAGCCATTAAGTGAAAAAAGCAACCTGAAAGAATTTAAACGCAAATTCTCGGAGCGTTATGAAGAATATGAGCAGCCGTTAATTAAAGTTCTGGATCCGGATGTAGGAATCGGATACGGGAAACAATCCGGGGCCAAAACACCTTTAGTGGATGAATTGAATATCGTTCCGAATTATTCGAACCAGCGCCAGGTGGTTTTAAGTCCGGAAAGAGCCTTTTTATTTAAAAAGCTGATCCAGGCAACACAAACCAATGCCACCAGTATCGCGCTAACGGATGAGGAAATCAATCAGTTTGACGAAAAAGAAAAACTATACTCGGACAGCTTCTCTGTATTTTTCAATATTTTCCATGAAAATGCAGAAGAAAAAATTGCCTTATCCTATGTGTCCGGTCCGTCTGCAAACGGCCTTATCGGGCGATTCGGTCATTTGAACAACCAGATCATGGATCTTTGCAATGAAATTTCCGAAAGAGAAAAAGCCTTGCATGCGGATAAAATCATCGCGGAAATCATCCATTTACCACAGGCCAGAACCGGAAACATCCTGTACAGAGGCTTCCAGAGAGATTATGAAATTCCTTATTTAGGCGGTTCTTCCCTGGATATGGGCCATCAGATTTTAGTGGATGATTTATATATTTCGGTAAAAAACAACAGAATCATTCTTCGCTCTAAAAGATTGGGGAAAGAAATCATTCCGAGATTAGGAAATGCGCACAATTACAGTGCAAATGCTTTACCGATTTACCATTTTTTATGTGATCTTCAAAACCAGGAAACTTCCGGAATGGGCTTTTCATGGGGCGAATTGCAAAACGATTTCGAGTTCCTGCCGAGATTAACATATAACGATACGGTATTGTCGAGAGCAACCTGGAATATCTCTGAAAAAGACATTAAAGCCATTACCGGTGCAAAAGAGGAAAATGCGATTGCAACGGTTAAAGCTTTCCAGGCAGAAAGAAATATCCCGGATATCATTTCTTTTGTTCAGGGCGATAACGAGGTTGTTGTGAACTTCACCAACGATTTGAGCTGTAAAGTATTTTATTTAATGCTGAAAGGTGAAAAATTCATCCAGTTAAAAGAGTTCTTGTTTAAAGAAGATACCGTTACTCAAAACTACTGTAATGAGTTTATTGTTTCGGCCTACCGAAATGCTGAAGAAAAGAAAACCAACAACAACAAGCATACCGAAGTTGTGGCCTCATATAAAGAAAAAGCCTTGAGCGATGGTACTAAAGATTCGCTTTCTGACGCTGTAATCCCTTCTTTCTCCATTGGTGAAGAATGGTTGTATTACAAATTTTATTGCGGTGAAAGAGCCGGTGAAGAATTGTTAAACAGAGCAATAAACCCTATTGTTGCCGAACTGGAAGAGAAGAACCTGATTCAGAAATGGTTTTTCATCCGCTATCACGATGCTTTAGGACATCACCTGCGTTTCAGGGTTTTATTACATGACAAGCAGCATTTTACAGAATGTATCAACATCATTAAAACACATATCAAACCGTTTGAAGACAGTAACATCATCTGGAAAACACAAACCGATACTTATCTGAGAGAATTACAACGCTACGGACAGCTTGCCATTCAGGAAACGGAAAGTCTTTTCCATTTCGACAGTGAATGCTCCATGCGTTTTTCCGATATGATCGAAGGCGATTCCGGCGAAAAAATCCGTTGGAAATTCTGTTTGCTATCGATGCACTTCCTGCTGGAAGATTTGGGCTTCAGCTTAAAAGACAGGGTGGAAATGTTAAAAGTGGCCAAGACCAGTTTTGGTAACGAGTTTAACCGTTCCGGATCCGGAGAGCTGAATAAGCAGATCAATGAAATGTTTGCCAAAAACGAACGGGACATTGAGCTTTTTATGGATGAGTCGCTAACCGATGAGATGTTTGCGCCTATCTGGGATATTTTAAAAGACCGTTCGGAGAAAAATCAGGCTGTCGCACAACATTTACAGGCGCTTGCACAACAGCAGAAGCTGCCAACTTCCTTTGGTGCCGTTGCCCTGAGTTATTTACACATGATCTGTAACCGCGTGTTTATCGCCAAACAACGTGTACACGAAATGGTGGTTTACGATTACCTATACCGCTATTACAGCAAACAATTGCATACCTCATCCTCAAAAAATAAAGATAACCAACAAGTTGAAACCGTATAA
- a CDS encoding class I lanthipeptide: MKTANTGSKLAFAKNAIVELNDDQLQDVNGGSIISVSVTVAVTTAMIAYLTA, from the coding sequence ATGAAAACAGCAAACACCGGCAGCAAATTAGCCTTTGCTAAAAATGCCATAGTAGAATTAAACGACGATCAGTTGCAGGATGTAAACGGAGGCTCAATAATATCCGTATCCGTTACCGTAGCGGTAACCACAGCAATGATCGCATATTTAACAGCATAA
- a CDS encoding class I lanthipeptide, producing MKTVNANSKLAFAKHSLVELNDNQLNDVNGGSTPFCTGVIVGLTIAMLIDQI from the coding sequence ATGAAAACAGTAAACGCAAACAGCAAGTTAGCTTTCGCTAAACATTCTTTAGTAGAATTAAACGACAACCAGTTAAACGATGTAAACGGAGGAAGCACGCCTTTTTGTACCGGAGTAATTGTAGGCTTAACGATCGCTATGCTAATCGACCAGATCTAA
- a CDS encoding class I lanthipeptide — protein sequence MKTVNTLNRLAFIKNSLTELNVVQLNEINGGTSTFLPLSIFTKLIIEASS from the coding sequence ATGAAAACAGTAAACACATTGAATCGGTTGGCATTCATTAAAAACTCATTAACAGAGCTGAATGTTGTTCAATTGAACGAAATCAACGGAGGAACTTCGACATTCTTACCATTATCAATTTTTACAAAGCTAATCATAGAAGCAAGTTCTTAA
- a CDS encoding class I lanthipeptide has product MKTVNTNSKLAFAKHSLVELNDNQLNDVNGGSTPFCTGVIVGLTIAMLIDQI; this is encoded by the coding sequence ATGAAAACAGTAAACACCAACAGCAAATTAGCTTTCGCTAAACATTCCTTAGTAGAACTAAACGACAACCAGTTAAACGATGTAAACGGAGGAAGCACGCCTTTTTGTACCGGAGTAATCGTAGGCTTGACAATCGCGATGCTAATCGACCAAATCTAA
- a CDS encoding class I lanthipeptide has product MKTVNTNSKLAFAKHSLVELNDNQLNDVNGGSTPFCTGVIVGLTIAMLIDQI; this is encoded by the coding sequence ATGAAAACAGTAAATACCAACAGCAAATTAGCTTTCGCTAAACATTCATTAGTAGAACTAAACGACAACCAGTTAAACGACGTAAACGGAGGAAGCACACCTTTTTGTACCGGAGTAATCGTAGGCTTAACGATCGCTATGCTAATCGACCAAATCTAA
- a CDS encoding class I lanthipeptide gives MKTVNANSKLAFAKHSLVELNDNQLNDVNGGSTPFCTGVIVGLTIAMLIDKI, from the coding sequence ATGAAAACAGTAAACGCAAACAGCAAATTAGCTTTCGCTAAACATTCTTTAGTAGAATTAAACGACAATCAGTTAAACGACGTAAACGGAGGAAGTACACCTTTCTGTACCGGAGTGATCGTAGGCTTAACAATCGCTATGCTAATTGACAAAATCTAA
- a CDS encoding class I lanthipeptide, whose protein sequence is MKKINTNGTLSFAKSSLVELNDGQLYEVNGGTTAVCLSITLIVVYNMV, encoded by the coding sequence ATGAAAAAAATAAACACAAACGGAACGTTATCCTTTGCTAAGAGTTCGTTAGTCGAACTAAATGATGGACAGTTATATGAAGTAAATGGTGGAACTACGGCGGTATGTTTAAGCATTACCCTAATAGTAGTATATAATATGGTTTAA
- a CDS encoding quinone oxidoreductase family protein, producing the protein MRALAVLSPSLYEKTDARKRHLFSIDSHQIPLGFVTASMPEFDENADNFANYVFVRKISFSLNYRDLGIIENAWRKIKEADRETYYPIGSDFCGIVEKVGKNVTTLSKGDKVIGNNFYPFLENNSMPGIPSNHSSREFEIYHSGKLMKIPDGIPAEQAGSMSIGVQTAMSMIRKANIKEGENVLVTSITSNTSFFFLSLLREKKCNVYGLSYSGKNTDAVKNHFPFVKEIFNFKENQLSDNLYFDVVLDAFSDTYLVPLTSHLNVNARYLTCGVYNQSSEKIKAVEKINLTLLIADLMTRNVQLIGNCLGSGEDLKNGVNGFTDNTLVIDQTFTKEESIQDFLDKTYNVEGDKFGKVAFMYT; encoded by the coding sequence ATGAGAGCTTTAGCAGTATTAAGTCCTTCTTTATATGAAAAAACAGATGCCCGGAAAAGGCATCTGTTTTCTATTGACAGTCATCAGATCCCTCTTGGCTTTGTTACCGCCAGCATGCCGGAATTTGATGAAAACGCCGATAATTTTGCCAATTATGTATTTGTCAGAAAGATTAGTTTCTCGCTGAATTACCGTGATTTGGGTATTATTGAAAATGCGTGGCGAAAAATAAAAGAAGCCGATCGGGAAACCTATTATCCTATTGGTTCCGATTTCTGCGGTATCGTGGAAAAAGTCGGCAAAAACGTGACCACATTATCCAAGGGCGATAAAGTTATCGGGAACAACTTTTATCCTTTCCTGGAAAACAATTCGATGCCGGGTATTCCTTCCAATCATTCCAGCAGGGAATTTGAGATCTATCATTCCGGAAAGCTGATGAAAATCCCGGACGGTATTCCTGCAGAACAGGCCGGAAGCATGAGCATTGGTGTACAAACCGCAATGTCCATGATTCGAAAAGCGAATATAAAAGAGGGCGAGAATGTTTTGGTTACTTCCATTACTTCCAATACTTCTTTTTTCTTTTTAAGCCTTTTAAGAGAAAAGAAATGTAATGTTTACGGCCTGTCCTATTCCGGAAAAAATACGGACGCTGTTAAAAACCATTTTCCTTTTGTAAAAGAGATCTTTAATTTTAAAGAAAACCAGCTGTCGGATAATCTGTATTTTGATGTTGTACTGGATGCTTTTTCCGATACTTATTTAGTGCCGCTTACGTCACATCTGAATGTAAATGCCCGTTACCTGACCTGCGGCGTATACAACCAGTCTTCCGAAAAAATAAAAGCCGTTGAAAAGATCAATCTTACGTTGTTAATTGCCGATTTAATGACCCGAAACGTACAGCTTATCGGAAACTGCCTGGGAAGCGGAGAAGACCTTAAAAACGGCGTAAATGGTTTTACAGACAATACTTTAGTTATTGACCAGACATTTACCAAAGAAGAATCCATCCAGGATTTTTTAGACAAAACATACAATGTAGAGGGCGATAAATTTGGGAAAGTCGCTTTTATGTATACTTAA
- a CDS encoding class I lanthipeptide codes for MKTPNVNKLAFAKNSLVELNDNQLNDVNGGSTPFCTGVIVGLTIAMLIDKI; via the coding sequence ATGAAAACACCAAACGTAAACAAGTTAGCCTTTGCTAAAAACTCCTTAGTGGAATTAAACGACAATCAGTTAAACGACGTAAACGGAGGAAGCACACCTTTTTGTACCGGAGTAATCGTAGGCTTAACAATCGCTATGCTAATCGACAAAATCTAA
- a CDS encoding class IIb bacteriocin, lactobin A/cerein 7B family gives MKTQNANKLAFAKNSLVELNDNQLNDVNGGGTPVIIVSIIIVTVLIPSDAH, from the coding sequence ATGAAAACACAAAACGCAAACAAGTTAGCCTTTGCTAAAAACTCCTTAGTGGAACTAAATGACAACCAGTTAAACGACGTAAACGGAGGAGGAACTCCGGTAATCATTGTATCGATCATTATTGTTACAGTATTAATTCCAAGTGACGCACATTAA
- a CDS encoding class I lanthipeptide — MKTSNSNKLAFAKSSVAELNQMEMMGINGGSTILGGETCSGCVCIPVKTIIQNQFLAA, encoded by the coding sequence ATGAAAACATCAAACAGTAATAAACTGGCTTTTGCTAAAAGCTCAGTAGCAGAATTGAATCAAATGGAAATGATGGGAATCAATGGAGGCTCCACAATACTTGGTGGTGAAACCTGTTCCGGATGCGTATGTATCCCTGTAAAAACAATTATCCAGAATCAATTTTTAGCGGCATAG
- a CDS encoding class I lanthipeptide → MKTVNTNSKLAFAKNSLVELNDNQLNDVNGGSTPFCTGVIVGLTIAMLIDQI, encoded by the coding sequence ATGAAAACAGTAAACACCAACAGCAAATTAGCTTTCGCTAAAAACTCCTTAGTAGAATTAAACGATAATCAGTTAAACGACGTAAACGGAGGAAGTACGCCTTTTTGTACCGGAGTGATCGTAGGCTTGACAATCGCGATGCTAATCGACCAAATCTAA